The following proteins are encoded in a genomic region of Ostrea edulis chromosome 7, xbOstEdul1.1, whole genome shotgun sequence:
- the LOC125656993 gene encoding E3 ubiquitin-protein ligase TRIM71-like translates to MHPRRSAQEVLLCDLCETVPLQSHCELCNINLCVNCAVKHLSDSSKRHKVVPFLHRKSTPNYPKCPDHVDKHCEIYCEKCGVPVCSTCALFGKHKGHDVSDILEKFSAKTESLQKDLEELETRIYPRYKEMASNVETEKAELETKYGKLTTDADEQGEILHREITAIVNRQKSAIAEMKTKHLDALNKNTEEITQKMAELKQIMSDLKSILKLNDVSLTSTYKSRNSQFRTLPPKVRVTLPSFSPQKINKDQLNEMFGSLSPLSINTEHGDTMKSAEAVSSPPVKPLLDEPRVTATIDTGYGRYGLFSVSCLSEDQVWTCGQLNKTMKLLNLQSKLLTSIQTKSGNVPTDIAVTRDGDLVYTDPNNNTVNLIKNKQIQTVITLQGWRPRNVCCTADNDLLVTMISDDETQSKVVRYSGSTEKQSIQFDDQGRPLYSSGGYIKYLSENKNLDICVADRSASAVVVVNQSGKLRFRYTGHPSNTEQSFHPVGITTDSQSHILTADPYNHRIHILDQDGQFLRYIHCDLASPLGLCVDIRDNLFVAECGTAKVKKIQYL, encoded by the coding sequence ATgcatccccggcgcagtgctcaggaagtcctactgtgtgacctctgtgaaactgtccccctacagagtcattgtgaactttgtaatataaatctctgtgtTAACTGTGCAGTAAAGCATCTCTCAGACTCGTCTAAAAGACACAAAGTCGTGCCGTTTTTACACAGAAAGTCTACTCCTAACTACCCAAAATGTCCAGACCACGTCGATAAACACTGTGAAATTTACTGTGAAAAATGTGGCgttcctgtctgttctacctgcgcCTTATTTGGAAAACACAAAGGTCACGATGTGtcagatattctggaaaaattcagcgctaaaacagaaagtttacaaaaagatctAGAAGAACTCGAGACAAGAATTTACCCGCGATATAAAGAAATGGCGTCTAATGTCGAAACCGAGAAAGCCGAGTTAGAAACGAAATACGGGAAACTGACGACAGATGCCGATGAACAAGGAGAAATCCTACACCGGGAGattaccgccattgtcaaccgacAGAAATCCGCCATTGCggagatgaaaactaaacatctggacgcgctaaataaaaatacagaagaaatcacacagaaaatggcggaactcaaacagatcatgtccgacttgaaatcCATCCTAAAATtaaatgacgtctccttaacctctacttacaaatctaggaattcccaatttagaacattaccgcctaaagtccgagtCACATTACCGAGTTTctctcctcagaaaataaacaaagatcagctcaatgaaatgtttggttctctgtcgccattatccattaacacagaacatggcgacacaatgaagtcagcagaagctgtatcgtctcctccagtcaaaccactgcttgatgagccgcgcgtcaccgccaccatagacactgggtatggTAGATACGGACTAttcagtgttagctgtctgagtgaagatcaagtctggacatgcgGTCAGTTAAACAAAaccatgaagctgctcaacctccagagtaaactactgacatcaatacaaaccaagtcagggaacgTACCAAcagacatagcagtgacacgggacggagatcttgtttatactgacccTAATAATAACACCGTgaacttaattaagaataaacagatacagaccgtgatcacactacaggggtggagacctcgcaatgtctgctgtaccgcggataacgacctcctggttaccatgatcagtgatgatgaaacacaatccaaagtcgtgcgttactccggctccacagagaaacaaagcattcagtttgatgatcagggtcgtcctctctactcaTCTGGTGGTTACATtaaatacctcagtgagaacaagaacctggatatctgtgtggctgaccggtcagctagtgcagtagtggtggtcaatcagtcaggaaaactccgatttagatacactggtcatccctctaataccgagCAATCATTTCATCCagtcggcatcactacagacagccagagtcacatcctgacagcagacccttacaatcaccgtatccacatcctagatcaggacggacagttcctccgttacattcactgtgatttagcGTCTCCAttaggtttatgtgtggacatcagagacaacctctttgtggctgagtgtggcactgctaaagtgaagaaaatccaatatctataa